A part of Planococcus sp. MB-3u-03 genomic DNA contains:
- a CDS encoding competence protein ComK — protein MIDKASMLFALPNNGHVKATRHNLKIHGKNIILFSTCGLAAYPTHSPCQLGCVWIFNHPYKLEAISSIRTRIIYERFGISKEVEASIHNLSKQRKQLHEIIF, from the coding sequence TTGATCGATAAAGCATCCATGTTGTTCGCTTTGCCTAACAACGGACATGTAAAAGCTACGCGCCATAACCTCAAGATACACGGAAAGAACATCATTTTATTCTCAACTTGCGGGCTTGCCGCCTACCCAACTCATTCTCCATGCCAATTGGGATGTGTATGGATCTTCAATCACCCCTACAAACTGGAGGCCATCTCTTCCATCAGGACACGCATCATTTACGAACGCTTCGGGATCTCCAAAGAAGTTGAGGCCTCTATCCATAACTTATCCAAACAAAGGAAACAGCTGCATGAAATAATTTTTTAA
- a CDS encoding LysM peptidoglycan-binding domain-containing protein has protein sequence MLSRWSKLLAITGLLLFSLLSFTGQADAASSTYVTKGNTTSKVVALTFDDGSDGTNINKILGTLKTNNVKATFFLTGSGINHHPSWIRNIANAGHQVGNHSYSHPDFTKISIAAMQSELARTETAYKNVTGKSTKPIFRAPFGASNATVLKGVGDAGYTHTIQWNIDTIDWRGLSSTEITNKVVNNIVPGSIVLMHTGAGASGTPGALPGMISKLKAKGYKFVTVSELLKLPPTGGATYTAKAGDTLYSIARKYNVTVAALAKANNITNYNLIRVGQVLVIPGTTAPTPPPATSVKYTVKAGDTLYSIASKYNTTVAAIASANKITNTNLISVGQVLIIPVKQAPPPVMTVKYTVKAGDTLYSIARKYNTTVTAIAKANNITNVNSIRVGQALIIPR, from the coding sequence ATGTTATCCAGATGGAGCAAGTTGCTAGCTATCACGGGATTATTGCTCTTTTCACTGCTGTCGTTCACAGGCCAGGCCGATGCCGCATCCTCTACTTATGTCACGAAAGGCAACACGACGAGCAAAGTGGTCGCCTTAACTTTTGATGATGGATCCGATGGAACGAATATCAATAAAATCCTCGGCACGCTGAAAACCAATAATGTCAAAGCTACCTTCTTTCTGACAGGTTCCGGCATCAACCATCACCCGAGCTGGATCCGCAACATCGCCAATGCAGGACATCAGGTCGGCAACCATTCCTATTCGCATCCGGATTTTACAAAGATCAGCATTGCCGCTATGCAAAGTGAACTCGCCCGAACGGAAACCGCTTATAAAAACGTCACAGGCAAATCGACGAAACCTATTTTCCGAGCCCCATTCGGCGCGTCCAATGCGACTGTATTGAAAGGGGTCGGTGATGCCGGTTATACGCACACCATCCAATGGAATATTGATACTATCGACTGGAGAGGCTTATCTTCCACTGAAATTACCAATAAAGTCGTCAACAATATCGTGCCAGGATCCATCGTTTTGATGCACACCGGCGCCGGAGCTTCCGGAACCCCTGGCGCGCTCCCTGGCATGATCAGCAAACTGAAAGCAAAAGGCTATAAATTCGTCACCGTTTCTGAGCTGTTGAAATTGCCTCCAACAGGCGGAGCGACTTACACAGCCAAAGCAGGGGACACGCTTTACAGCATTGCCAGAAAATATAATGTCACTGTCGCCGCTCTTGCGAAAGCCAATAACATTACCAATTATAATTTAATTCGTGTCGGCCAAGTCTTGGTAATACCAGGCACAACTGCTCCAACACCGCCGCCAGCAACTAGCGTCAAGTACACGGTAAAAGCCGGGGATACGCTCTATAGCATCGCCAGCAAATACAACACCACAGTAGCAGCCATTGCATCCGCTAATAAAATCACCAACACGAATCTCATCAGTGTCGGCCAAGTCTTAATCATTCCGGTCAAACAAGCACCGCCGCCAGTGATGACCGTCAAGTATACAGTGAAAGCCGGCGATACACTTTACAGCATCGCTAGAAAATATAATACGACCGTCACTGCCATTGCCAAAGCGAATAACATCACCAATGTCAATTCCATTCGCGTCGGCCAAGCGCTGATCATCCCCCGCTGA
- the uvsE gene encoding UV DNA damage repair endonuclease UvsE has product MRLGYACMNTELKTVFRTLRLATAEKEGVEKIKELTIQNMETTLEVIRWNLEQGILFYRASSSIVPLSTHPINDWRWWEDEDFLAIAGEIRRLVNEHGIRVSVHPGQYTVLNSPKPEVVRKSIEDLEYHDKLIQLLGGTDIILHTGGAYGDKESAKRRFAENYLMLSDSIRQRLRLENDDKTFTVRDVLDVHAMCQVPICFDIHHHNCNTDGEPVDFSEILATWEGYGRPKIHISTGREGFTDLRHHDLISEEDFAELLKLVEGYEVDIMFEAKLKEQAVLPFLHKLQNQ; this is encoded by the coding sequence ATGAGATTAGGATATGCATGTATGAACACAGAGCTGAAAACGGTTTTTCGCACATTGCGACTAGCCACAGCTGAAAAAGAGGGCGTCGAGAAGATTAAAGAACTAACAATTCAAAATATGGAAACCACTTTAGAAGTCATTCGCTGGAATTTGGAGCAAGGCATTCTTTTTTACCGTGCCTCCAGTTCCATCGTCCCGTTATCGACACATCCAATCAATGATTGGCGCTGGTGGGAAGATGAAGATTTTCTGGCGATAGCTGGCGAGATCCGCCGATTGGTAAACGAGCACGGCATCCGGGTTTCTGTGCATCCTGGGCAGTATACGGTCTTGAATTCGCCGAAGCCGGAAGTAGTACGAAAATCGATCGAAGACCTTGAATACCATGACAAATTGATTCAATTGCTCGGCGGCACAGACATCATCCTACATACGGGTGGTGCATATGGCGATAAAGAAAGTGCCAAACGGCGTTTCGCTGAAAATTACTTGATGCTGTCTGATAGCATCCGGCAGCGTTTGAGGCTAGAAAACGATGACAAAACATTCACAGTGCGCGACGTTCTCGATGTTCATGCCATGTGCCAAGTGCCGATTTGCTTCGACATACACCATCATAATTGCAATACCGATGGGGAGCCGGTTGATTTCTCGGAAATTTTGGCTACTTGGGAAGGATACGGGCGCCCGAAAATCCACATCAGTACTGGACGTGAAGGATTCACCGACCTGCGCCACCACGACCTCATTTCGGAAGAAGATTTTGCCGAATTGTTGAAGCTCGTTGAAGGCTATGAAGTCGACATCATGTTCGAGGCGAAGCTGAAGGAACAAGCGGTCTTGCCATTTCTCCACAAACTTCAAAACCAATAG
- a CDS encoding GyrI-like domain-containing protein, translated as MHYMNEPTIESRGEQPYVGITARISGHIGEAPELAAEVLSWLSARNESPVGLPFIRFWCLDDNGQRLIEVGVSTKKLLAEDHRIISGYLPGGDFAHAIHNGPPEQFWSSADALVGWLERDGLSAALRYEAETKIWDGHMAFFVTDPLEKKTQDAWAIELFILLLADHAA; from the coding sequence ATGCATTATATGAATGAACCGACCATTGAATCGCGCGGGGAACAGCCATATGTCGGCATTACTGCAAGGATTTCAGGCCATATCGGAGAAGCGCCTGAACTTGCAGCTGAAGTATTGTCATGGTTGAGTGCGCGTAATGAATCGCCTGTTGGGCTGCCGTTTATCCGCTTCTGGTGCTTGGACGACAATGGCCAGCGGCTGATCGAAGTCGGCGTTTCGACAAAAAAGTTGCTGGCTGAAGATCATCGCATCATTTCGGGGTATTTGCCGGGAGGAGATTTTGCCCACGCAATTCACAATGGGCCGCCGGAACAATTTTGGTCATCTGCAGACGCGCTGGTGGGCTGGTTGGAAAGGGATGGGCTTTCGGCAGCGCTTCGTTACGAAGCTGAAACGAAGATATGGGACGGGCATATGGCTTTTTTTGTAACCGATCCACTTGAAAAAAAGACGCAGGATGCCTGGGCGATTGAGTTGTTTATTTTGCTGCTCGCTGATCATGCCGCATAA
- a CDS encoding DUF4126 domain-containing protein: protein MSATVGFRIFTPLLITGIFERVDWVTLSEGFSWVGSTPALITFGAATIFEILVNYIPAVGSFMKLISTPVAALAGILLTASFIGDMNPFLEWAIAIIGGGGVATASHASLTAVKGVSDTALMGPAVSVAEDATATIAPILIFFVPVLAIVFLLGMAFIIFRLYKRFLYRKRPA, encoded by the coding sequence CTGAGCGCGACGGTCGGATTCCGTATTTTCACACCATTATTAATAACAGGGATTTTCGAACGAGTGGATTGGGTCACTTTATCTGAGGGTTTCAGTTGGGTTGGCAGCACGCCAGCGCTTATTACATTCGGTGCAGCCACGATATTCGAAATTCTGGTCAACTATATTCCGGCGGTCGGGTCGTTTATGAAATTGATTTCGACGCCGGTTGCGGCACTTGCGGGAATTTTGCTGACCGCATCGTTTATCGGCGATATGAATCCATTTCTGGAATGGGCAATCGCGATTATCGGTGGAGGCGGCGTAGCTACCGCTTCACATGCAAGCTTGACGGCAGTGAAAGGGGTCAGCGATACAGCATTGATGGGACCGGCTGTCTCAGTTGCAGAGGATGCCACTGCCACGATTGCCCCCATTTTGATTTTCTTTGTGCCAGTGCTGGCGATCGTCTTTTTACTCGGGATGGCGTTTATTATTTTTCGTTTGTATAAACGTTTTTTGTACAGGAAAAGACCGGCTTGA
- a CDS encoding SRPBCC domain-containing protein: MTAEITKNPTGYNATFDRYFEHSPEQVWAMLTDNHKIHRWFSGLQMEEEGEPGHLMLEMGHGKKKEFPITDYKKGEILAFEWGDDHVHFELGPDGQGTRVKMVETLPDITDQTPKDVAGWHVALDIMEAILDGHGIERTSEWERWYPEYKRLFESMGVDFA; the protein is encoded by the coding sequence ATGACAGCAGAAATCACTAAAAATCCTACCGGCTACAACGCCACATTCGACAGATACTTTGAGCATTCCCCAGAGCAAGTATGGGCAATGCTGACAGACAACCACAAAATCCATCGCTGGTTTTCAGGGCTTCAAATGGAAGAAGAAGGCGAACCTGGCCATCTGATGCTGGAAATGGGCCATGGGAAAAAGAAGGAATTTCCGATTACAGACTATAAAAAAGGCGAGATCCTTGCATTTGAATGGGGAGACGACCATGTGCATTTTGAACTGGGCCCGGACGGCCAGGGAACGAGAGTGAAAATGGTCGAAACTTTGCCGGATATTACAGATCAAACCCCGAAAGACGTTGCGGGATGGCATGTAGCGCTGGATATTATGGAAGCCATTTTAGATGGCCATGGAATAGAGCGCACTTCTGAATGGGAGCGCTGGTATCCTGAATATAAGCGCTTGTTCGAAAGCATGGGCGTCGATTTTGCATAG
- a CDS encoding sensor histidine kinase yields the protein MEAMMTGMINNIFFIIFPIILYQMFATAGQRNFFVSHRITMTILFSISIILCMVFPYQFLTEDYIFDLRQVPMIVGALYGGPLVSAVLFIVSAVGRIAIGGDGMYIAILNQLLVAAGVPFLGPLYRKVNRWWKAVLVFSISIVSLLFNMFAGYFFFGDPIHNLIGIWLMLMINQGGIIILTALLIEHLQKQEYLYNSLMRHEKMETVSHFAAAVSHELRNPLQSVKGFVQLLQEYEYPRAKQLEFQQTILEEIRVAEDLIGDYLIYAKPVYGEMKRIEVEPELSHVIKIMTPYANARNVEIFVQGADAASPILGDSQKLHQALVNIIRNGIEAMPDGGKLQVELEASAHTVCVHIQDEGVGMTKEQVKRLGEPYFSNKSKGTGLGLMVTYSILNQMGGEITVESEVGRGTKFTLEFPKLPTE from the coding sequence ATGGAAGCGATGATGACCGGCATGATCAATAATATTTTCTTCATCATTTTTCCGATCATCCTCTATCAGATGTTCGCGACAGCTGGACAGCGAAACTTTTTCGTCAGCCACCGGATTACCATGACGATCCTGTTTTCCATTTCCATCATCCTGTGTATGGTGTTTCCGTACCAATTTCTTACGGAAGATTATATATTCGATCTCCGGCAAGTTCCGATGATTGTCGGAGCTTTATACGGCGGGCCCCTGGTCAGTGCGGTGCTGTTTATCGTATCGGCTGTCGGGCGCATAGCCATTGGCGGGGACGGCATGTATATCGCCATCTTGAACCAGCTGTTAGTGGCAGCGGGCGTGCCTTTCCTTGGGCCGCTTTACCGGAAAGTCAATCGCTGGTGGAAAGCCGTGCTCGTCTTCTCTATTTCGATCGTGTCGCTGCTATTCAATATGTTTGCGGGCTATTTCTTCTTCGGGGACCCGATCCACAACTTGATCGGGATCTGGCTTATGCTCATGATCAATCAAGGCGGCATTATCATATTGACCGCTTTGCTCATCGAACATTTGCAAAAACAGGAGTATTTGTATAATTCGCTCATGCGCCATGAAAAGATGGAGACGGTCAGCCATTTCGCGGCGGCTGTATCCCATGAACTGCGCAATCCGCTGCAAAGCGTAAAAGGGTTTGTCCAGCTGCTTCAGGAATATGAATACCCGCGGGCGAAACAGCTGGAGTTCCAGCAAACCATCCTGGAGGAAATCAGAGTAGCCGAAGACTTGATTGGCGATTACTTGATTTATGCAAAGCCGGTTTACGGTGAAATGAAGCGCATCGAAGTGGAACCTGAACTATCGCATGTCATCAAAATCATGACGCCTTATGCCAATGCCAGGAATGTAGAAATTTTTGTGCAGGGCGCTGACGCAGCCAGCCCGATTTTGGGCGATTCACAAAAGCTCCATCAGGCTTTGGTGAATATCATCCGGAACGGCATTGAAGCGATGCCGGATGGAGGAAAACTGCAAGTCGAGCTTGAGGCATCTGCCCATACGGTTTGTGTGCATATCCAAGACGAAGGCGTGGGCATGACGAAAGAACAAGTCAAGCGTCTCGGGGAACCGTATTTCTCCAACAAGTCAAAAGGGACAGGGCTTGGTCTCATGGTCACTTACAGCATACTCAATCAAATGGGCGGAGAAATTACCGTCGAATCGGAAGTCGGCAGAGGCACCAAATTCACCTTGGAATTTCCGAAATTGCCGACTGAATAA
- a CDS encoding sigma-70 family RNA polymerase sigma factor — protein sequence MEAFTEVADQYAPMISSIIRKLNIYTDYDAFRQLGFIALWQAWEKHDPAIGHFAPFAYRSIKGAMKDELTRRQKGGKKVKNSDLFLEEEEAVEWVAEKLPDWLDAAFLSPKERRLLQEMYIDGYSLTELQKHYGVTLSGMKKRRERTLTKIRAAIHHPYKDR from the coding sequence ATGGAAGCTTTTACGGAAGTGGCAGACCAGTACGCTCCGATGATCTCATCGATTATCCGCAAATTGAATATTTACACCGATTATGATGCATTCCGTCAACTTGGGTTTATTGCGCTGTGGCAAGCGTGGGAAAAACACGATCCGGCAATCGGCCATTTTGCGCCGTTTGCCTACCGCAGCATCAAAGGCGCCATGAAAGACGAATTGACAAGGCGCCAAAAAGGAGGCAAGAAGGTCAAGAATTCCGATTTATTCCTTGAAGAGGAAGAGGCGGTAGAGTGGGTGGCTGAAAAATTGCCGGACTGGCTGGATGCGGCTTTCTTGAGCCCAAAAGAACGGCGGCTGCTCCAGGAGATGTATATAGACGGCTACAGCCTGACAGAATTGCAGAAACATTACGGCGTCACATTATCCGGCATGAAGAAGCGCAGGGAAAGGACCTTGACGAAGATACGTGCGGCAATCCACCATCCGTATAAAGATCGCTAA